GTCTCTTTTTCTTCTAAAATATCAATATCCACCCCATTGAGCATGATTGGATGGCACATGGGAATGAGCTCGCTTGTCTTTTTAGCCCCCATGATCCCAGCAATAATAGCGGTCTGTAACACCGGACCCTTTTTGACGCCATGATTGATAATAGCGTCATAAGCCTCTTTATTCATGCTGATACGACCGCTTGCTAGAGCGATTCTTTCAGTGGTTTCCTTATCCCCTATATCCACCATTTTAGGCTGATTTTCTTCGTTCAAATGAGTGAGCGGCATTTTTTTATCCTATTGTTTGGGGCGAAACGCTTGAATGTTTTTTTCATTCACTTGCATGTAATTCCCTAAAATCAAATCCACGCAATAAGGAATTGCTGGAAAAACCGCTTCTAAACACTCTCTAATGCTTTTTGGCTTACCAGGAAGATTGATAATCAAACTCTTATTCCTAATGCCAGCGCTCTGGCGCGATAGGATCGCTGTAGGCACGTATTTTAAGCTAGTCATTCGCATAAGCTCTCCAAAACCAGGAAGCATTTTTTGGCACACCTTTTCTGTGGCTTCTGGGGTTATGTCTCTTAAAGCAGGGCCTGTGCCTCCTGTAGTAACGACTAGATCGCATTGGTATTCATCGCACATTTTAATGAGCGATTTTTCAATCAAATCCCTTTCATCAGCGACAATTTCATAATGAAATTCTAAAGGATTGAGCAGATATTCGCTCAACACTTCTTGTATCGCCTTCCCGCTTAAATCTTCATAAATCCCTTTTGACGCCCTATCGCTCGCGCTCAAAACGCCTATATGAATCGTTTGCACTTTAACTCCTTTTTAAGCTAAAAGCCCGCTCCCTTTTAAAGGGTGGCTTCTTTCTTTAGCGTAAATGCGTTTATTATCAATCAAATCGTATTTCCAAATAGGGGCGTTACGCTTAAAATCTTCAATAAAATCTTCGTATAGTTCTAAGGCGTTTTTTCTATTCTTTCCCATTAAAACGCATAAAAATGAGCTTTGTCCTATCAAAACATCGCCCAGGCTGTGCGCCATTTTTAACACCACGCCCAAATCTTTGGCTTTATGGTGCCATTTTTCAAACCAAGTCTTTAATAGCGCTTCATAAATATCAAAACTCAAGCCTTGAATGTTATCCTCTTTTCTCACAATCCCCACAAACACACAAAACGCTCCAAAGTTTTTAATGCAAGCTTCCTCTTGATAGGCTTTCAAAAGCTTGTCAGTATCCAATGCCCCTTGAATGATTTTTAACACCTAGCCCCCACAAACCGGTGGCAACAAACTTACCACATCGCCATCTTTTAAAGGCGTGTTTAAATTGTCTATTAAGTGATCATTAAGGGCTATCGTGCAAACGCCCAACCACTCTTTTAGGCCCTCTTTTTCCTGTAAAATCGCTCTTAATTCTTTCAAATCATTCGCTTTGATGAAAAAATTTTCTTCTTTTATGGGTCCAAAAAATCGCACTTCTACCATCATTTACCCTTATATTCAATCTTTTAAAGCATGATTTTAATATTTTTAAAACCTCTTTAAAGCGCTCATAATTTTCACAATAAATGCCCCATTTTGAGCTTTTTGACTTCCAAATACCCTTGATTGTGTTCGTTAGCGCACACGATCAAACTCTCTCTTGTTACTTCAGCGTATTTTTCTAAAGCGGCGATTTTTTTAGGGTTATTCGTGAGTAAGCGCATTTTTTTAATGCCGTAATATTCTAAAATTTCACCCGCAACACTATAATCCCTTTCATCGTCTTTAAACCCTATCATTTCATTGGCTTGAATGGTATCATAGCCTTTATCCTGTAAAGCGTAGGCATTGACTTTATTAAATAGCCCTATCCCACGCCCTTCTTGGCGCAAATAAATCACTAGCCCCCCTTCTTTAGAAATCCTTTCTAACGCCATTTGCAACGCCCCTCCGCAATCGCATTTTTGAGAGCCTAGAGCATCACCCGTTAAGCATTCTGAATGCAAACGCACTAAGGGGTTTTGAGAAAAATTAGGGGTGAAAATCACTAAATGATCTTTAGAGCCATTAGAACCCTTTTCTCTAAAACACTGGATATAAAACTCCCCAAATTGAGTGGGTAATTTGGCTTGGTTAGAGACTTCTAATCGTTTCAAGGATACTCCTAAAATTAGTTTTAAAACGCGTCTTTTAAAAAAAGGTATTCTATCAAAACTCTTTATAATTTTCTTAAATTTTAAATTCTTAAAATTTGTAAGTCAAATTCAAACCATTGGGGCTTAAATTAGAACGGATTTCATGTTTATTATAAATCCCTAAAGCTTCCCCAAGCCCTAAATCCCTAATGATAAAACCGATAGGATCCATAAGAGCGATAACCAAACGCCCTAAAAATAAAGAGCCAAAAAGCCTGCCTTCGTTGCGTTGGATATAGCGCGTGAGCTGATAAAACCCTTCCCCTAAAATGGAGCCTAATAAAGGCGTGATCACTAGATCCTGCCAGCTAGGCACTTCCACAAACGCTTCCAAGCCATATTCCCAAAAAAGCGTAGAAGTGATAAAAGAAAAAAACGCTGATGCCATCCAGCCAAACCCAGCCATGCGCGGTTGCATATAATACATAGCCCCAAAATAAGGGTGCAAAATTTCATTAAAAATAAAACTATCATTGTCTAGTTTTGGCCCCATGCGGACATTTTCAAACCAACTTTTGATCCCAAACTTTTCCTTATCCCAATTCGTTACGCTCTCTGGCATGAGATACAACCCCACAATCCCTATCACCAACGACACGCCCAAAATCCCAACACTCGTGCCTAAATATTTCCAACGGCTATTTGGGGCATAAGGGATCGTATTGCTCTTTTTAAACTTCTTTTTAAAGTGTTGCCAAATAAGATTTTTAGGGCTTCGTTTGAGCGTTTCTTCTAATTGAATGCTGTTAGCGTTTAAAAAACTACAGCCCAACCCCCAAACCACCACGCAAACTACCCAAATCTTTTGGAAGGTTTTTAGGAATATTTTCAATAATATTTTTAGGAATGTTTTTAATGAAATCAGCATAAACTCTATTATTACTCTCATCAGGTTGCAAACTTTATTGCTTGACTTAAAAAGAGTTTATTATACCTTAAAAACATTACAACACATTCAATAAAACTTAACAAGCCTCTTAAAGGCTAATCGTTTCTACAAGCTTAAGCCCAAACCCGCTCAAAGCCTTATACTGCCTGTCTTCAGAAGAGCTTAAAAGCCTGAAATCCTTTATCCCTAAATTTTTTAACACTAACGCCCCGATCCCAAAATCTTTAACGATATTGTTTTCTTTAGAATGCGTGTTCATAAAGATCAAATAGCCCCCTTCGCGCTTTAAATATTCTAAAGCCTTAAAAAACGCTTCAAACGCGCCAGTCGTTAAAAAATCAAAATCCTCTTTGATAGGGTGGAAACGCACTAAAGGGGCTAAATCATTGGTTTTTGTGCCCTTAAACTTAAAAGCGTAATGGTTTTTTTGCTGGTGGTCTAAAAAAGTGTAGCATTGCGTTTGGTGTTTTAAAAATTCCCTTTCTTCTTGGCAAAACATTTTCAGCAAACTTTCATTTTCCAAACGATAGCTAATCAAATCAGAAACATAGAGGGTTTTGAGGTTGTGCTTTAGGGCAAAATCGCTCAAAAATTTATCCCCCCTCCTCGCCATAGAGCCGTCTTCTTTCATGATTTCACAAATCACGCTCACGGGCTTTAATCCAGCCAATTTGCATAAATCCACGCTCGCTTCAGTATGGCCCGTGCGCGCTAACACGCCTCCATCTTTGGCGATTAAAGGAAAAATATGCCCCGGGCGCACAAAATCGCTAGGCTTGGTGGTGTCTTTACACAATAATTCAATCGTTAAATGCCTTTCAAAAGCAGAAATCCCGGTTTTGGCTTCTTTAGCATCAATAGAAACCGTGAAAGCGGTCTCATGGTTAGAATCATTCACGCTAACCATAGGGGGTAATTCAAATTTATTTGCTAAATCTTTGGTCAAAGACACGCAAATCAACCCCCTAGCATGCGTGGCCATGAAATTGATTTTCTCAGGGGTGGAAAAAATCCCGGCTAAAACCAAATCCCCCTCATTTTCTCTGTCTTCATCATCCATAACAATAAGCATTTCACCATTTTTATACGCTTCTAAAGCTTCAGTAACTCTTCTTAAGATCATTCTAACTCCCTAGTTTTATTCAATAATATTTAGTTTTATAAAAAAAGAAATATAGCATGTTTAATAACGATTATTACTTTATTGCTTTATTTAGATACAAACCGCTAAGCCTTTAAATCAATTGAATGAAACTTCCCCTATCATGCAAGAAATGCTCAAAGACTTATTCTAATGTTTGCCAATTCTGATTAATTTTTGGGCTATACCTAAAAACTTTATCCAAGATTTTAACCGCGCTTTTATGCAAAAAACGGCCAATCCTAATGCTTAAAGGTAATTTTTTAGGCCTTTGTTTTTCTGTGTTGGAATTTTGAGAATTCATTCCATCGCAAGCAATCGCAAATTCTTCTAACACATAATTTTTGACCCCATGCCAATAATGCCTATCCATCACGCAATCTATAGGCATCACCCATTCTTTCGCGCTGTATTTCAATAATTTTTGCGCGGCTTTGGGGGCTAAAACATACCCTTGAGTGCCAATGCCATCTTTAAAATTTAAGATTTGAGAAACCCCTTTAACGGGAGTTTTTTGTTTAGCCACATTTTCTTCTAAATGCATCAAACGGATATAGCCTAATTCGTTGATGTGCTGGCGGCAAAACTCCAGGCTCTCTTTAAAACGCTCTTTTATAATAATATCATCTTCTAAAATACAGATCGCTTCATTGAGTTCTATGCATTTTTGCCACAAGGAATAATGGCTCGCATAACACCCAAGCTCCCCAAACCCCATCCTCTTCCCGCAATGCTTGAGCGCGTAAAAGAAATTTTTGAACGTGCAAGGGGGGTGTTTTTTATTCTTACAAAAAGCCAATAAATCTTCAACCATAAAAGAAGGGTGCAAATGCTCTAAAATCAAGGGGTGCAATTGAGTGGGAGAGATTTTAGAATAAATCGCATCAAAAATTTCATAAGAGATCCCTTGAAGTTTAAGGCTCTCTAAAAGGGGGGTTATATGAGTTTCTTTTAAAGAAAAATTGTGACAGGTTTTGGGGCTTAAATGAATAATAAAAACACGCATGTTAGCCTTAATTCTTAATGCAAATAAAATCAATATTAAACAGACTTACATTCTAGCGCAAATTTTAGTAAAATACGCATCATGTTAGATGATATTCCTATTACCATTCAAAAAAGTGAAAAAATCAAAACCCTGAGCTTGAATATCACGCCCTCTTTAGAAGTGATTCTAAAAATGCCCAATTCTTGCTCTCAAACTAGAGCGAACGCTTTTTTAAAAGAACAAGAAGCTTGGCTAAAAAAAACCTTTTTAGCGATGCAAGAAAAACACTCCCTTTTACACTCGCGCCTAGAAACCTATCAAAACAAAATCCTTGTGTTTGATGAGGTCAAAAACGCCAACGATTACACCCTAACAGAGCTTAAAAAAATCTTAAAAACTTATTTGGAGCAAAAACTCCCCTTAATCGCTCAAAAAATGCAAACTTCCTATACCGGTTTTAATATTAGAAATAACGCTAAAGTTTTGGGGAGTTGCTCTTATCATAACCGCTTGAGTTTTGCTCTTTTACTGGTTTGCACTCAAAAAGAAGCGATTGATTATGTCATCATCCATGAACTCGCCCACACAATCCACAAAAACCATTCCAAAAATTTCTGGCGTTGCGTAAAAATCTTTTGCCCTAATTACTGCGCTCTAAGGGAGCGTTTAAAACAAAGGGTTGTCTTTTATACCCTACTGCTCAAGCCATTACAGCCATAAATGTTAAGCCTTAAAAATTATAGCTCACATACGCTGTGATGCTTCTGGGAGGTGCGGCTTCTTTCCCGTTAGGGCTAGTGCCTATCCCGCTAAACCAATATTTCATGTTAAAAATGTTATTGATTTGCAAGCTCGCATTAACGCTTTGCTTTTTGCGTTCCCACAAAGTGGTAGAAATTTGCAAATTCCACACCCAATAGTACGGCGTCATGCCCGCTGTTTTGGTAGTGATAGCGCCGTTTTTGATCGTGGGTGCGTATTCTGTAAAAGGCACGGTGTTTAACACATCGCTATAAGCACGGCTATAAAAGAAAGAACTCAACCCAATCGTGGTTTTAGCGTAAGTGTAGCTCGCGTCTAAAATGAATTGGTGCGGGCTGACAAAAGGGAGCTTTTTGCCAAAAATATCTTTTTTAGGCCCTTTAGGATTAGCAGGGTTAGTAACCATCGTGTGGCTGGTGATATTAGCGTCTATAAAAGTGTAAGCCGCATGGAAATTAAGCCCTCTAATAGGCGTGTAATAGAGTTCCAGCTCCACGCCTTGCGATCTCGCATTGACCGGCTCTTTATTATCCCCATAGCGCCCGGTAAAATAGTGATTTGCAAAAATCACAAAATAATTCGCATTAAAACTCACTTGATTGTTGAAATAATATCTTGAACCGCCCTCCATGACATTAAAGATTTGAAAATAATCCGTGCTTGTGCCTACAAAATTACCGATATTGCTGAATTGGGGCGGAATGTAGCTTCTTTGATAATTGAAATAAAACAACCAATCCTTAATGGGTTTATAGCCGACATTCAGCGCCGGATTGTATTGGTTATAACGATCTTTAATGGTTTTTCCTGTTTGACCTGCTTTAAAAGGGGGAGCGTATTTTTTTTCGTAATTTAAAAAAGTGTATCTCAAGCCTGGCGTGATCGTTAGCATGCCGTTATTGAAATTGATTTCATCGCTGACATACACGGCGGTATAATTGTTGAAATTATTGAGTGAAGTTCCTGCATCAAACCCACTCCCATTATTAGGCGTGCTAGGATTTTTCCTAGTGGTGGATCGGCGGTATAAATCTTCAGTTAAAAACCGCATTCCCATGTTAAAAGTTTGTTTGACTTTACCGGTATTGACGATAAGATTGAGTTTTGGCTCAAAGGCATTCACTACGAATCGGCGGATATTGTCAAAAAATTGCCAGCAAGGGCTATTCGTGTCGCTATAAGAATACAAACCGCAATTAGGGTTTTTCGTGCTAATTTCTCCTTTTCCTTTAAAGGGTAAAATCTTATTTTGACTGCTCATATACACGCTTTGTATTGGTTGGAAAAACCAAAATCCCTACTCATGTCATGCGTGAAATAAGTGAATTTAAAATCGCCCCCCACTTTCCTATCCGGATCGCCAAAGTAGTTTTGATACACGATCCCAAAGCGCTTGGCTCGCCCTCCATCTTGATTGTCAGGGCGTTCATTAATAAAGCGGTTATAGGCATAATCTTGCGCGCTCAAAGTGCCTGGATGGTAAGAGTTGTATTGATAATATTGGTAATAAGCTTTAAAAGTATTGGTCGCATTAATCTTATAGATCGCATCAAGCAAGTAATTCTGCACCTTTGTAGGGCTATTTTGCCTAAAACCTTGCCCATTAATCCAATTGCCTTGAGCGCTAATGCCTACATACTTACCAAACATCCCAGCCGTTCGCCCATAAGTGTTAAACAGCATCTGATTGCCTAAGGTTTGGGCTAAAGGCTTGCCTTTTTCTTTGGGATCGACAAAATTCCCATTAGAGGATCGCCCCCAAAAAGTGATCCTTTCAGCCGCTTGATTTTCCCACTCTTTAGGGATTTCTTTAGTGATAACATTCACCACGCCTCCAAAAGTGTTAGGGCCGTATTGGACGCTCGTGCCACCCTTAATCACATCAATCCTATCCACTGACTGGAAAGTTACAGGGAAAATCGCCAGTTCAATATTAGAATACGGCGCGCCATAAATGGGGATACCATTGACTAAAATCATGCCCGTGTTGCTATGCCCGTTACCGCCCCCACCAAAACCGCGCACCGAAATTTTAGGCAGCACGCCTGTGCCTGTAGCGTCTCTGATTTGAATTCCTGGCACATTTTGCAAGGCGTTTTCAATATTCAAATTACCCGTTTTTTTGAGTTCTTTGTTGGAAATCACCGTGCGAGAGCTTGTGGAATTGCGCACCTCTTCGCTTTGATATGAAAGCGGTGCACTTGGATTGAATTTTTGCTCGGTGGTTGTAACTTTTTTTAAAAAATGGTGCTTATCTTTTGCGATCATAAAAGAACTAAAAGTCCAAAAAGTCAAAACGACCGACGCTAAAAAATATGGGGTTTTTACCCTCAAATAACCATTCATTATGATAACCTTTCTCATTTAATTCAAACCGATGCATACTATAAGAATAATTATTATAATCAGCTTAAGAATTGAAAATTAATCTTATTTATTTACAATTTGTTATCAAAACGATTTGAAAAAGGTTTTTAGTGTTTTTAAACAGCTAGCGTTTTTTAAAACAGAATGTTAGGGGGTTTTTAGAGCACGTTATTTATCTATTTGACGAAGAAACCATCACAACCGCTATCGCAAAACCAGCGTCATGGCTGATGCTCGCGCTCAAGCTTTGGATATTAAAATAATCCATTTTTTCTTTGGAAAGGGTGATTAAGGGGGCGTTTTTAGGGCTTTTAGAAATACGCATATCTAAAAAGCTCAATTCCTTACCAATGCCCACTTGAAGGGCTTTAGAGCAAGCTTCTTTGAGTGCGAAAAACCCGGCGATACTGCTAGATTTATCCTTGCATAAAACAATCTCGCTTGGCGATAAAAAACGCTCTAAAAACCTCATTTCAAAGCGTTTCACGCACTTTTCTATCCTAGCAATAGAGACAATATCTATGCCAATCATTTAAAATTATTGGATGATAAAGTCAGTGAAAAAGACATTTTTAATAAAGCCATCAATCAAAAACAAATTCAAATGGCTCTTAATTTCATCTTTAAGCTTGTTTTTGCCCTTGTTGGTAACCACTTCTTCCACGCTTTTAGACGATAGAATTTCTATAATCGTGTCTTTAATCGCTGTGTCCTTAACCTTGACTTCATTTAAAAGCTTTTCATTACTCAATTCTAACGAAATAGAAGCCTTAAGGTAGCGTCTGCCATTTTGAGAGACCAAATTCACCGCAAAAGGCGCATCAATCGCATACAAAGGCCCAAGCACCAGATATTGCTGGATATTAGAGCCTTCTTTAGCCTCTTGATTCTTGTTCGCCATAGGATTAGCTTGGACTTCTTGGGTGTTTTTAGAAGCGTTTTCTTTAGATTCTTCCTTATTCCCCATAAGCAACATGATAATCACCCCCACCAATAAAAGCATCACTAGCACGCTTCCAATAATGACAAATAAAAGGGCTTTGCTTTTTTTTTGGGGTTGTTGTGCGGTATTTTCTTGTTCTTCTGCCATGCCTATTCCTATTGAAAATAAGTTAAAGTGGTTTTCCCGAATTTTTTCTGTTTGATTATAGCTAAAGTTACAAGACTTTTAGGCATCTCATGCAGGCTTTCATGCTCAAAAACCACTAAAAGATTTTTTGGATTAGAGCGTTTCAATAACCTTTCTAAAGCTTGAAAACACTTTTCATAAATCCCTAAAAACCCGCTCGTTTCAAAAGGAGGATCAAAATAAAGGATATTCAAAACGCCATTTTTTAAACACAGAGCGGGCAAAAGCTTGAAAGCGTCATCTAAAAAGGTTTGAATTTCCATTTCCTTTTTCAGGCGGTTTTTAAAAAGGGAAATATTTTCTAAAAGCGTTTTATAAGCGTCTTTATTTTGCTCAAAAAACACCGCACTTTTAGCCCCCCTACTCAAAGCCTCTAAACCCATAGAAGCGCTGCCTGAAAACACTTCTATAAAATGCGCTCCTATAATTTCTGCTTGCAAGGTGTTAAAAAACGACTCTCTTACGATCGCTTTGGTGGGGCGCGTGCTAGAAATGTTAGGCAAATTCAAGCCTAATCCCTTACAAGCCCCCCCAATGATCTTAAATTTTTTTACTGGCTGATGATTTGGCATAATTTTTGGGTGTATTCTTCTAGTAATTGCTGAATCTTTTGCTCTTTAGAAATTTTCATTTCTTCGCAAGGTTTTTCGCTAGTCTTTAAAGTGCGATAAAAATTTTTTACATCTTCTTTCACGCTTTGTTTGGTGAAAGGCTTTCTTAAATGCTCTTCTATAAAGCATAGGGGCTTATTAATCTCTAGCGTTTCATCATCGCTTAAAACAAGATCGCAAACTTCCACAGAAGAGAGACAATCGCTCAAATAAAATTCCAAACTCCTTTGAATCAACAAAGACTTGCAAGAAAGAAAAATTTTCAAAAAACCCCTTTTACCTCATCAATAGACTTAAATTATTTCAAATTATAGCAATTCTTTCTTTTAAACACCAATATTAAATAAATAAATAAACTCAAAAAGTGTTTCATTTTATAAAAAAGAAAAACAGAATGTTAAAAATAAAGCTCAAATAACATCTTTTTTTTTTTTTTGGTATAATGCCGCTTAAGGTAAGAGCGAAAGGCGTATTATATTCCTTCCTTCTTTACTATAACTTAGCATTTTAATCAACTTTTTCATTAAAATGTCCTGACGCTCTTACCTTTCCCCCTTTAAAAATACGCAAACTCTTTATTATTATTATTAATTATTATTAGATTGTCAAAATGCTTTTAATTTACATTTTATTTTTTTTCACAAACTCTAACGCTTTGAAACGCTCCCCCAAGCCCCCAGGGCTAATTAGGGGCTTGATTTTAGCCGCTTCTTTTAAATACCTTTCATAACTCACGCTCTTTGAAAATGTTTCTAACAATCCCATAAGCCCCATATCCAATAAAGCGTTAGCCTGCGTTTTAAAGAATGAAAATCGCGCGTGGTGTTTTTCAAACAAAAAGTGCACCAAAGAAAAATTGACATCATAGGTCAAATCGCTTTGCTGATACAAAGAAGCCAGATGGTTTAAAATATCCTTAAAATCTAATACTTGGTGGTTTTTAAAAGCCCTTAAATGCAGGTCCTTTCGCTCTGTTTCATCGCCATAATCAAAGCTCAAAAACACCCAAGAAGAAGCCTGATTTAATTTTTCTAACAAATCCTTAATGAAAGCCTCTAAAAACAACGGCGCGCACCCTTGTTTTAAATCCAAATTTTTAAGAAGTTCTTTAGTGGGTTCATTAATATCGCCCCAAACGCCCTGATGATCATGGGTAATAAAAAGCATTTTGTTATCTTTAACAATCTCACAAGCGAATGCGTCAAACAATTCATTAGAGATAACAAACGCATTTTCATGCCCCTTGAAATATAGATCTTTCAGATCGCAGATCATCAAATCCAATTGCGTGGCTTGTTTGAAAATGGTTCGTTGGAGTTTTTGCAATTCCTTTAAAGGCTCGCAGCTGACAAACTCGCATTTTTCCATTACGCCCACGCTCAAAGCGTTTAAAAAACTGGCTATATCGCTCAAAAAATGCCCATGATGAGCGCCAATTTCTACAATTTTTAAAGGCAAAAATAATTTTTCTTCTTCTAAAAGCTTGATGATATAAAACGCCATAGCGCCCCCAAAAAACTTACTCAAAGACACCGAAGTGTAAAAATCCCCTTTTTGACCGATTAGCGCCTTTCTGTAATACCCCTTTTCTCCATAAAGCCACTCTTGCATGTAATTCCCAAACGAACGCACGATTTTCCTTTCATTCAAACTCATCTCAACCAACAATAATAGAAGCGCTATTCTAGTCAAAATCGCCTTATTTTTGCGCTATGATATTCAATCATAATGACTTTTTAGGCTAGTTTGAAGGGAGTTTAGAGTTTGGAAATTTTAAGGCGAGAATGTGGGGCGGTGGAAGAAAACGCTTATATTGTGAAGCTTTCTAGTGGGATAGATTTTATCATTGATCCCGGATTTTCTAGCAGCGAATGGGTGTTAGAAAACGCCAAAAACCCTAAGGCGATTTTAATCACGCATGGGCATTATGATCATGTATGGGATAGCGCTCAATTGTCAAAAGCCCTTAAAGACACCCCCATTTACGCCCCAAAAGACGATGTGTTCATGCTAGAAAATGATATTTTCCATTTGGGCATGCCGGTTTTTAGCCCTTCGTTTAGTGTGCCTTGCAATAAGGGTTGCACCACTTTAGAGATAGCAAACACTACCATTAAATATTGGCATTTTCCCGGACACACGCCCGGTTGTTCTATCATAGAAATAGAAGGGGTGATTTTTAGCGGGGATTTTATTTTCTATCGCAGCATTGGCCGCTATGATTTCCCTTATTCTAATGAAAAAGACATGAAAGAGTCCTTGATAAGGTTTCAAAATTTAGATTTTTCTAAAGACATAGAAA
The Helicobacter pylori genome window above contains:
- a CDS encoding class I SAM-dependent methyltransferase, with the protein product MRSFGNYMQEWLYGEKGYYRKALIGQKGDFYTSVSLSKFFGGAMAFYIIKLLEEEKLFLPLKIVEIGAHHGHFLSDIASFLNALSVGVMEKCEFVSCEPLKELQKLQRTIFKQATQLDLMICDLKDLYFKGHENAFVISNELFDAFACEIVKDNKMLFITHDHQGVWGDINEPTKELLKNLDLKQGCAPLFLEAFIKDLLEKLNQASSWVFLSFDYGDETERKDLHLRAFKNHQVLDFKDILNHLASLYQQSDLTYDVNFSLVHFLFEKHHARFSFFKTQANALLDMGLMGLLETFSKSVSYERYLKEAAKIKPLISPGGLGERFKALEFVKKNKM
- a CDS encoding MBL fold metallo-hydrolase, translated to MEILRRECGAVEENAYIVKLSSGIDFIIDPGFSSSEWVLENAKNPKAILITHGHYDHVWDSAQLSKALKDTPIYAPKDDVFMLENDIFHLGMPVFSPSFSVPCNKGCTTLEIANTTIKYWHFPGHTPGCSIIEIEGVIFSGDFIFYRSIGRYDFPYSNEKDMKESLIRFQNLDFSKDIEIYPGHGDKTSFFAEREHSKIWVSRMA